A section of the ANME-2 cluster archaeon genome encodes:
- a CDS encoding ATP-binding protein encodes MLFKKPLSKLEYSDLEKLKSDKTTESEILEYKKEYNEKKAEHENKLLKVVASFSNSNGGFLIYGIEETGSGGYPKKIFGIDKNINLETFEQIIISNSNSGSRRTKSTIL; translated from the coding sequence ATGTTATTCAAAAAGCCATTATCAAAACTAGAGTATTCAGATTTAGAAAAATTAAAATCTGATAAAACAACAGAATCTGAAATTTTAGAATATAAAAAAGAATATAATGAAAAAAAGGCAGAACATGAAAATAAATTATTGAAAGTAGTAGCTTCATTTTCAAACTCAAATGGTGGATTTTTGATATATGGAATTGAAGAAACTGGTAGTGGGGGATATCCAAAAAAAATATTTGGCATTGACAAAAATATTAATTTAGAAACGTTCGAACAGATAATAATAAGTAATAGTAATTCGGGTTCTAGAAGGACAAAATCAACCATACTATAA